CGTCCACGACGAAGTCCATGAAGTCGCGGTGGAGCTGGTAGCCGCCGTCGGCGAGCACACCGCCGGCGCGGATCGCCGGTGCCAGGCCGAAGGTGGCGTATACGGCAGACATGCTGTGAGTATCCCCACACGGACAGCGATGTGAGCGCGGCATGTCGGAACCGGCCGGACAGGATCTATCGTCCTGGCGTGGACAGCGAGCCGAATGACGAAGCGATCGTGGTCGGAAGCGGGGTCGCCGGGCTCACGACGGCCGTGGTGCTGGCCGAGTCCGGGCGCCGGGTGCGGGTGTGGGCGCGTGAGCCGGCCGAGCGTACGACCTCGGCGGTCGCCGGCGGCCTGTGGTGGCCGTACCGCATCGAACCGGAGCCGCTGGTGGGCGCCTGGGCGCTTGCGTCCCTCGCCGTGTACGAGGAGTGGGCGGACCGGCCGGAGGAGACCGGCGTACGCCTGGTCGACGGCGTACACCGGGGGACCCGGCTGGACGAACTGGGCGCCTGGGCGGGCCGGGTGCCGGGCCTGCGGGCGGTGCCGGAGGGCCTGGCGGCACGGCTGCCGGTGATCGACATGCCGGTGCATCTGGCGTGGCTGCGGGAGCGGCTCGCGAAGGCGGGAGGCGTGGTGGAGGCGCGTGAGGTGACCGACCTCGCCGCGCTGCCGGCGCCCGTCGTCGTCAACTGCACCGGCCTGGGCGCGCGTTCGCTGGTGCCGGACCCGGCGGTGCGTCCGGTGCGCGGGCAGCTGGTCGTCGTGGAGAACCCGGGGATCACCGGCTGGTTCACCTCCGTCGGCCACTCCTCCGCCGCGTCCACGTACTTCATCCCGCAGCCGGGCGGGCTGCTGCTCGGCGGCACGGCGGAGGAGGACGACTGGTCCCTGGACCCGGATCCGGCCACCGCGGCGGCGATCGTCGCCCGCTGCGCGGAGGTCCGGCCGGAGATCGCCCGGGCCCGTGTCCTCGCCCACCGCGTGGGGCTCCGCCCGGCCCGGGAGGCGGTACGGCTGGAACGGCAGCCGCTGCCGGACGGGCGCGTGCTGGTGCACAACTACGGTCACGGCGGCGCCGGGGTGACGGTGGCGTGGGGGTGCGCCCGGGAGGCGGCGGAGCTGGCGTTCCCCGCCGCCTGAAAGGGCGCCGTTCGGCCGGGGGCCGTTCACCCGCGCGGACGGGGTGTTCCCCCCTCTCGGCTTCGCCCGAGCAGGCGCACCCCTACTTCCCACCCGTGGAGCGAGCGCACCCCCGCCGCCCACCCGTGCCGCCTGGAGGTCCCCCAGGCCCTCGAGGCGCCGGCGCTGGGGGAGGCACCACTGCCCGCGGCTACGGCGCCTCCCGTGCCGGCGGGACTGCGACGTCCCAAGGGACGCCCTGCGGCGCGTCCCCGTCAGCCGAGCGGGACGTGCCGAGCCGGGTGCGTTGCGCGAACCCCCTTCAGAAGCGCCGGCCCCGGTCGCACCGGCGCGCTGCCCGCCGTGGCGCGGGCGAACGCCGCCGCGCCGCCGACCAGCGGGAGGTTCGCCGTCGTGCCCGGCAAGAACACCGTCAGAGTCGGCTTCGTGGACGGCGGGTCGATGAGGTCCCGGTCCGTGCCGGCGATGACCAGCGCCAGCCGGTGCCCCTTGGGAACGACGTGGTCGGTGGCCGCCAGCCGCAGGGTCATCGTGTACGCCCTGCCCGGGGTGAGCGGGACGCCCTTGCCGAGGGAGGCGTAGTGGCCGAGGTCGGCCCAGCCCCGGCTGAACACGGTGTAGTCGACCCTTGCCGTCCTGGCCGCCGTCTCCTTGAAGCAGGCGCTGTCCCCGGCCGTGCTCTCTCCCCAGCAGCTGCGGGAGGCCAGCGTGGTGATGCCCTCCCCGGCGTCGGCGTAGTCGCGGACGGTGTCCGGGCCGACGTCGACCAGCACGGCGGACAGGTGGGCCGACGCGGTGGTCGGCGTCGCGGTCACCGTGACCGTGGCCGAGCCGGACAGGCGCAGGTCGTGCGTGAGCGGTGCGGTGAGGAAGCCGGCCTTCTCCGGGGTCGGCGTGGTGAGGCGGCCCGCCCAGTCGGTCTCGCTCAGCTTCGGGTCGTCGGTGAAGGTCTCCGTGCCGCGGGCCGGGCGCAGGCCGAGCGTGCCGACTCCCGCCCGGGTGCCGGGGGCCGGGTGGAGGACGGCGGTGCCGGTGGTCCGCGGGGGCCAGACCCGGGAGGTGACCCACTGGTCGGGGTGGCGTTCGATGTCGGCCATCGGCTCGCGGTCGATGCCGTTGTCGTAGCCGAGGAGTTCGTGGTCGAACCAGCGGTGGAGGGTGTCCACCCAGGCGCCGCGCCGGTAGTCGAAGGGGTCGACGTGCCCGGTCTGCGAGAGCCAGATCTTGCGCTCGACGCCGTGCCGGGCGAGGGCGTCCCACCACTGCCCGAGGTGCTTGGTGCGGACGTTGAGGTCCTGCATGCCGTGCACCAGGAACACGCTGGCGCGCACCTTGGCCGCGTCCTTGACGTAGTCCCGCTCGGTCCACAGCGGGGTCCAGTCGCCGCTGCGCGGGCTGCCGTCGGCGAGTTTCTTCCGTACGGCCGCGCAGTGGGCGTGCGCCGCGTCGTTCTCGACGTACCCGGCCAGCTCGTCGGGGCCGCCGTCGTACAGCGGGGCGCCCTGCGCGACGTAGTAGTCGTACCAGGAGGAGATGGCGCTGATGGGGACGACGGTCCTCAGGCCCTGGACGCCGGTGGCGGCCACGCCGTTGGCGATCGTGCCGTCCCAGCTCTTGCCGATCATGCCGGTCCGTCCGTCGGTCCAGCCGGCCCGGACGGTCTTCGTGCCGGCCCGGCTGGTGTACCCCGTGGCGCGGCCGTTCAGCCAGTCGACGACGGCCTTCGCGGACTGGATGTCGGAGCGGCCGCCGACGTCGACGCAGCCGTCGGAGCGGTTGGTGCCGGCGAGGTCGACGCCGACGAAGGCGTAGCCGCGGGGCACGAAGTAGTTGTCGTAGAACAGCGGCATCTGGACGACACGGCCCTGCGGGTCGTACGTCTTGACCTGGCTCTCGTTGCCGCGTCCGCAGCAGGAGTAGTAGGGGCTCGCGTCCATGATGACGGGCACCTTGCGGCCCTGGCGGGCGGGCTCGGACGGCCGGACGATGTCGGCGGCGACGCGATCGGTCCTGCCGTCGCCGTCCTCGTCGAGACCGGTGTCCACCCACACGGACTCGCGGACGGCGTGGGCGTAGGAGTAGACGGGCCGGCTCTCCCGTGGGGCCGGGCTGATGGCGGTGGCGGCCCGGGCGGCGGTCGGGGTGAGGAACGCGGCCGTCAGGACGGCGACGACCGCGGTCGCGAGCGCTCTCCAGATCGTGGAGCGAGCGGGAAGGGGGATGCGTGTCGGCATGCGCGGACGGTACTGCGGTCAACTCCCGTACAGAAGAGGGACTCGCGGCGATCCGTGGGCTCGTGACGGCCGAATGGCGATCGTGTGACAGCGGGTGCCATGGACAGGCCGGCGGCCACAGGCACTGAATAGGCTCCGGACAGGTTCTCGACGAATCTTCCGAACGGACCTTCCGTCCCGACGACTTGGAGCTGACGTGCACCGCAGAATCATCGCGCCCGGCGCACTGGCGGCGGCCTCCCTCCTGCTGGCGATCCCGGCATCGGCCGCGAGCTACTCCCCCGGCGCGCCGGGCATCGGCGACCCCTACTACCCGTACTACGGCAACGGCGGCTACGACGTCTCGCACTACGACCTGAGGCTCCAGTACCAGCCGAAGACGGACGAGTTGCAGGGCACGGCGACGATCCTGGCGCGGACCACGCAGGACCTGTCCAGCTTCGACCTGGACTTCCTGCTGGACGTCAGTGAGGTCCGGGTCAACGGCGCGAAGGCCGCCTTCACGCGCGCCCAGCAGCACGAGCTGGTGGTCACGCCGAAGACGCCGCTGGCCAAGGGCACGCCGGTCACGGTGGTGGTCCGCTACAGCGGGGTGCCGTCGGCGAAGAGCGCCTACGGCTTCACCACCTGGCACCGCACCCCGGACGGCGCGGTCGCGGCCGACGAGCCCGAGGCCGCGTGGTGGTGGTTCCCGAGCAACGACCACCCGAGCGACAAGGCCACCTACGACGTGTCGGTGGCCGTGCCGGACGGCACCCAGGCCCTGTCCAACGGCACGCTGCAGTCGACGAGTTCGAAGCTCGGCTGGACCCGCTACACCTGGCGGCAGAACAAGCCGCAGGCCACCTACCTCGCCACCCTCGCCATCGGGAAGTTCGACATCACCACCAGCACCTCGGAGGGCGGGGTGCCGGTCGTCAACGCCTACAGCAAGGACCTCGGCGACGACGAGGGGGCCGCGCGGGCGAGCGTGGAGCGCACCGGGGAGATCGTCGACTGGCTGAGCGGCTACTTCGGGCCATATCCGTTCAGCACCGCGGGCGGTTATGTCCCCCACACCACCACCGGGTACGCGCTGGAGACGCAGACCCGGGTCTACTACAGCCCCAAGCAGTTCGCGAACGGCTCCAACACCTCGGTGGTCGTGCACGAGCTGGCCCACCAGTGGTACGGCGACGACGTGTCGCTCAAGGGCTGGAAGGACATCTGGATCAACGAGGGCTTCGCCCGGTACGCGCAGTGGCTGTGGTCGGAGCACGAGGGCGAGGGCACCACGCAGGAACTCGCCGACTACGTGTACGCCTCCCACCCGGCCGACGACGCGTTCTGGACGGTGAAGCCCGGCGACCCGGGCCCGGACGACCAGTTCGACATCGCCGTGTACGACCGCGGGGCGCTCGCCATCCAGGCGCTGCGCAACGCGGTCGGGGACGAGACGTTCTTCCGCATCCTGAAGGGCTGGCCGAAGGAGCACGCCTACGGCAACGCCTCGGTGGCCGACTTCGAGCGCTACGCCGAGCAGGTCTCCGGCAAGCCGCTCGTCTCGCTGTTCGACACCTGGCTGTACCAGCCGTCGAAGCCGGCGGCGCCCGCGGCACGCGCCGCGTCCCTGGCGACGGCCGGCACCCAGGCGGCCCGGCCGAAGTCGTGGAAGAAGATCGAGGCGACGAACGGCCTGCACGACGCGCGCGGGCACTGACCGGGGACCGGCTAAGGCCTGCTTTCTCCGCCTGGTGCGGCCCGCTCGAGCAGCTCGGCCCGGCCTATCGACTCCGCTCGGGAGGCCGGGACCGTGCAGGCGTGGGCGCCCGCGACCGCGCCGTAGCGGGCGCAGGTCTCAGGGGGCTCCCCGGTGAGGCGGCCGTAGAGGAACGCGGCGGCGAAGGCGTCGCCCGCGCCGTTGGAGTCCACCACCGGTGCGGGCGGCTCCGCCGCGGGCACCCGGGTCAGCTCGCCGCCGGCCAGCAGATACGCGCCCTCGGCTCCGGCGGTGGCGACCACCACCTCGGCCCGGCCCCGCCCGGCAATGCGCCGCATGGTGCGCTCGGGGTCGGGCAGCTTGGCGGCGGAGAGGAAGACGACGTCGGCGGCGTGGGCGAACGGCTCGTGGTACGGGTTCTCGCCGTCCCAGTCGTGCAGGTCCGTGGACAGGCCGACGCCTGGGGAGGTGAGCACCGGCAGGGCCTCGGCGCAGGGCTGGGTGATCGTCACGTGCACGTGCCGGCTCGCCCCGGCGAGCATGCGCAGCAGCTCCGGCGGGAAGCGGTCGCCGGGGCGGGTGCGGCTGGTGTCGTACAGGGACAGGCGGCGGCCGTCCGGGCCGACCAGGTTGACCGCCCGCTTGGTGCCCGCCGGCTGCGGGAGCGCGGTCAGGGCAATGCCGTGCTCGCAGTGCAGGGCGCGTACGAGGTCGCCCTCCGGGTCGTCACCGAGCAGGTCGAGGTGGTGGGTGCGCAGGCCCAGTGCGGCGAGGCCCAGCGCGACGAAGTCGCCGGTCTGTCCGGCCCGGGTGCGGATCCCGGAGTCGATCATGTAGCTGTCGGCGTACGGCAGCGGCAGCTCGGGGACAGGGACGATCGTGTCGACCCCGGCCCCGCCCAGCACCAGGACGTCCGTCGGGGGGTGTGTGCTCATGCGCCGCCCTCTGTGTGGTCGTACACCGTCACCGCGTGTTCCACCGGACGGGCCGGGACTCTCGCCGTGGGACCTCCGAGCAGTGGCGATCCGGGCCGTACGTGGCCGGCCGTGCGGTTCACCGCGCCCCCCTTCGGGGGGCGCCCCCGACCGTACACGGCAGGGCGCCGGGCCACGCCCGGGCCCCTGGGCCGACGGCACGGTGG
This genomic interval from Streptomyces sp. NBC_00557 contains the following:
- a CDS encoding FAD-dependent oxidoreductase, translating into MDSEPNDEAIVVGSGVAGLTTAVVLAESGRRVRVWAREPAERTTSAVAGGLWWPYRIEPEPLVGAWALASLAVYEEWADRPEETGVRLVDGVHRGTRLDELGAWAGRVPGLRAVPEGLAARLPVIDMPVHLAWLRERLAKAGGVVEAREVTDLAALPAPVVVNCTGLGARSLVPDPAVRPVRGQLVVVENPGITGWFTSVGHSSAASTYFIPQPGGLLLGGTAEEDDWSLDPDPATAAAIVARCAEVRPEIARARVLAHRVGLRPAREAVRLERQPLPDGRVLVHNYGHGGAGVTVAWGCAREAAELAFPAA
- a CDS encoding PfkB family carbohydrate kinase, encoding MSTHPPTDVLVLGGAGVDTIVPVPELPLPYADSYMIDSGIRTRAGQTGDFVALGLAALGLRTHHLDLLGDDPEGDLVRALHCEHGIALTALPQPAGTKRAVNLVGPDGRRLSLYDTSRTRPGDRFPPELLRMLAGASRHVHVTITQPCAEALPVLTSPGVGLSTDLHDWDGENPYHEPFAHAADVVFLSAAKLPDPERTMRRIAGRGRAEVVVATAGAEGAYLLAGGELTRVPAAEPPAPVVDSNGAGDAFAAAFLYGRLTGEPPETCARYGAVAGAHACTVPASRAESIGRAELLERAAPGGESRP
- a CDS encoding Xaa-Pro dipeptidyl-peptidase, coding for MPTRIPLPARSTIWRALATAVVAVLTAAFLTPTAARAATAISPAPRESRPVYSYAHAVRESVWVDTGLDEDGDGRTDRVAADIVRPSEPARQGRKVPVIMDASPYYSCCGRGNESQVKTYDPQGRVVQMPLFYDNYFVPRGYAFVGVDLAGTNRSDGCVDVGGRSDIQSAKAVVDWLNGRATGYTSRAGTKTVRAGWTDGRTGMIGKSWDGTIANGVAATGVQGLRTVVPISAISSWYDYYVAQGAPLYDGGPDELAGYVENDAAHAHCAAVRKKLADGSPRSGDWTPLWTERDYVKDAAKVRASVFLVHGMQDLNVRTKHLGQWWDALARHGVERKIWLSQTGHVDPFDYRRGAWVDTLHRWFDHELLGYDNGIDREPMADIERHPDQWVTSRVWPPRTTGTAVLHPAPGTRAGVGTLGLRPARGTETFTDDPKLSETDWAGRLTTPTPEKAGFLTAPLTHDLRLSGSATVTVTATPTTASAHLSAVLVDVGPDTVRDYADAGEGITTLASRSCWGESTAGDSACFKETAARTARVDYTVFSRGWADLGHYASLGKGVPLTPGRAYTMTLRLAATDHVVPKGHRLALVIAGTDRDLIDPPSTKPTLTVFLPGTTANLPLVGGAAAFARATAGSAPVRPGPALLKGVRATHPARHVPLG
- a CDS encoding M1 family metallopeptidase, coding for MHRRIIAPGALAAASLLLAIPASAASYSPGAPGIGDPYYPYYGNGGYDVSHYDLRLQYQPKTDELQGTATILARTTQDLSSFDLDFLLDVSEVRVNGAKAAFTRAQQHELVVTPKTPLAKGTPVTVVVRYSGVPSAKSAYGFTTWHRTPDGAVAADEPEAAWWWFPSNDHPSDKATYDVSVAVPDGTQALSNGTLQSTSSKLGWTRYTWRQNKPQATYLATLAIGKFDITTSTSEGGVPVVNAYSKDLGDDEGAARASVERTGEIVDWLSGYFGPYPFSTAGGYVPHTTTGYALETQTRVYYSPKQFANGSNTSVVVHELAHQWYGDDVSLKGWKDIWINEGFARYAQWLWSEHEGEGTTQELADYVYASHPADDAFWTVKPGDPGPDDQFDIAVYDRGALAIQALRNAVGDETFFRILKGWPKEHAYGNASVADFERYAEQVSGKPLVSLFDTWLYQPSKPAAPAARAASLATAGTQAARPKSWKKIEATNGLHDARGH